The Telopea speciosissima isolate NSW1024214 ecotype Mountain lineage chromosome 11, Tspe_v1, whole genome shotgun sequence genome includes the window AGGGCTCTATCTGAGGGCATGACTCCTTTTGTGCATTCCTGTTGGCCCTTGTGTTGGTGCAAGTGCTACACGACCAataacgatctcttgccctattttTATACCTTAGGGAAAAAGGACTCTGGAGAGCATGACTCCTTTTGTGCATTCCTGTTGGCCCTTGTGTTGGTGCAAGTGCTACACGACCAataacgatctcttgccctattttTATACCTTAGGGAAAAAGGACTCTGGAGAGCATGACTCCTGTGCTAGACACACCATGGGATGAAATGActaccccacccccatgaaatgcAGAAATTATGCCTTTGCCCTTGTTGATGCTTATGTGTGCAGTCCCATTTGTCCTTGTGTTGACACAGGACCCATGCTCCCGGACACAGAGAGCATCCCCAATACTTTATATCTATGAAGGATAAttgaaaaaatccaaaacaaaaaaaagaattattcaTGAGTGTACTAACTATGAGTTTTATTTCATATGTAACATTAGGTAATAGACGAAAATGCATTTGCATTATTGGTGTTGATGACAATGTTGATGACAAGCATCATCATGCCGATCATTAGTGAGTTTTACCGACCGGCGAGGCGATTTATTCCCTACAAGCGGCGAACACTGCAAACATCGAAGCTAGATTCGGAACTCCGGATCTTGGCTTGCATCCACACCCCTCGCAATGTCCCCACTATCATCAACCTCTTAGAAGCCTCCCACCCTACTAAGAAGTCCCCCATCTCTGTTTATGCCCTTCACTTAGTGGAGCTCACTGGTCGGGCCTCTGCCATGCTCATCGTCCACAACACTCGAAAGTCGGGCCGGCCGGCCCTGAACCGAACTCAAGCTCAATCAGATCACATCATCAATGCCTTCGAGAACTATGAGCAGCATGTGGGCGGTGTCTCAGTGAAGCCTCTTACAGCTATCTCTCCCTACTCTACCATGCATGAGGACATCTGCAATCTTGCTGAGGACAAGCGTGTCGCCTTTATCCTTGTCCCTTTCCATAAGCAACAAACGGTGGATGGTGGCATGGAAGCCACCAATCCGGCTTTTCGAACCGTGAACCAAAATGTCTTGGCCAATGCGCCTTGCTCGGTCGGCATTCTTGTCGATCGAGGCCTTGGTGGGACTGCACGTGTGGCATCAAGCCACACGGCCCACCACATTGCAGTCCTCTTTTTCGGAGGACCTGATGATCGTGAAGCATTATCTTATGCTTGGAGGATGTCGGAGCACCCAGAGGTGAATCTTACAGTGCTCCGCTTCTTACCAGGGAAAGATACAATAGATCCTATGATACCGTCCGATGACGACGGTAGTTTAAAAATCTTGAATGTTATCACGGACaacgaaagagaaaagaaacgaGACGATCTTTTCATAAGCGAGTTTCAGCTGAAAATCGTGAATGATAAGTCAATTGTGTACACAGAGAGAGTGGTGAATAATGGGGAGGAGACGGTGGCGATAATACGGACAATGGAAAACATCTATGATCTGTACATTGTTGGGAGGGGACAAGGGATGATATCACCTTTGACCGCTGGATTGACAGATTGGAGTGAATGCCCTGAATTGGGAGCGATCGGTGACTTGTTATCATCGTCGGATTTTGCAGCGACAATATCGGTGTTGGTGGTGCAGCAATATGTTGATAATGGGGTGGGAACGGATGATAGCCCGGGACAATTAGATGATCTATTCAGCATAGATTATATGAACCGATGGACGCAGTGGGGTCAAGGACTTAACCATGGCAGAGGAGATGTTCAGCTAGGGAACATGCACCAAAGAGGCACAAGAAATGGGTTGTGAACAAAGGATAACAGATTGACATTtagtttttttcccctctatATTAGTTTGGAAGGTTTAATTAGAGGGAATAAGAGGTTGCACATATGAAGGAACTTTGATTTGGTAACACTGTGGTTGCTCATTTATATGTAATGATTCTATACTTCCCAATCTACTTGTTTGTTTGTAGTTtgtacccccaaaaaaatctaCATGTTGATcttggtatctctctctctctctctctctctctctctctctttgtgtgaGAGTTAAAATGATTTAGAAAAAAATCCAACTAGTCATTGCACCATGCTAGATGGCCTAAATAGATTGTTTTGGGTTGAAtttggattttaaaattaagattaaaatttgGAAAAAGATTATTTGCACTACTTTCTTTGGAAGGGGATACTGCGATGTCCGGAGTCAAAAAAAGCaaagcaaataaaaaacataataaaacaaacataattaaaacaatgattgatttatgtgtctatctctccgtcactctcttcaaattcaaatttttgaattttttttattttcttggcatccaaacatagcatTATTCCACATGGACAAGGGTTATGGTCATTTTGACCTTTGAATAGAGAGGGTATGGATTAGAATCCCCATGAGTCCAATTTCATAGCCTAATTCAACTCAATACCCTTTCATATATTAGCATATATCATTATGTATGGTACTTTAACATCTATAAGGCACGCTCCCGTAGCACTGTTGCACAAAGTCAATTTTAACTGAAATTAGATATGTGAACAGGACACCTTGGTTCAACttgtccataaaatttattCCTATCTAGGCTACCACGTAGCAAATGTTTGGGCAACGCAGGAAGCCCTTCCTAGATGAACCGTGCACGAACCaaatcccataaaatttatatctTTTTCTTGATGGTCGTACTATAGGAtcttgctcacatgtcaagtttcaaacTTATCAGAGTTTGCCACATAGGAGTGCATGGATGGAAAAGTTCAACATAGTGATCAGAGTACCGTAGAAGTGCATAGACATTGTGTATACACCTCATTTCTTCACCCAACCTACTCATGACAATGATGAACAAGTGCTTTGGAGTAGTGAGAAAATTCCAATTTATGTCGTAAGAAACTCTATGTAATCTCAAAGACTTCTGAAATCTTatttaagaaaataataaaattgaccttaaaatcaatccaaaattttaaaataaattattttcataaataaaattcTTGTACTTGAAAATAGCTTGACAATGAGTTTATTTGGaccattaccaaaaaaaagagtttatTTGAAAACTGTCACGTGCCTAGGTGGCATGTGCGggataatttatttattattatattttagttgtttagtagtggtagaggtTGAGTCGTGTAGTTGTGGTAGAAATTATGAGTCATAACTGTTTGTACGTGAGATTAGGGATTAGGATAACTACTTGGGCTGTAACGGTTGCTATGCAACTTATTTATTCTCTCTTTTGAATATTAAGAGTAGCTAATTACATGATTACATCCTATTTCTCTAGTGAGAAAGAGGTTTGGCACCTCCCAATCAGCCAACTCGTTCCTTGTTCTTCTCCTATTATCTATTTCTTCTCACCTTCAAGATAGCTAAGAGAGGGAAAACTCTGCACGTACCAGTTTGGTACCAGAGCCTGGGAATGGAGCAACGAGTGGAGAAACTCGAAGAGAGAAGAGGACGTAAGTACACTCAATAATGGGTAGCAACAAATCTTAACCAAACTTGATGGGCAACAATAGGTGCTCGTCAAGCTCAGCGAGATGTTCAAAAGATTGATTTCACCACCAACTCCTCAAATGGAACTAGAGGTAGGGTAGACGTCACGCATCCCAACACCCAATCTAGGAGGAACTCGATTTTCCCTTCTCACCCCGTCGGCATGTACTACTACCTCACAACAGTCCTTCACTCCAAGGTTAGTCAAATTGAATTTTTCGTGTTACAACAGAGAGGAAGATACGACAAGTTGGACTTATAAAGAGGAGAAGTTTTTCAACTTCCACCAAACAATTGAGGAGGAGAGGGTGGCATTAGCTTCTTTCCACTTGGAAGGAGACAAGCGGATTTGGTTCTAGATATTTAAGCAAGATCAAGGAATGCTCGACTAGTGCACCTTTTACGATGGATTGCATTCTAGATTTGGACTGACCCCCTTTCAAGATTTCTTTGGGGAGCTTGCCAAGCTGCAGCAACTTCGTACTGTACGAGACTATCAATCCCAGTTTGAAAAGCTCATCTCCAAGGTGGGGCCTCTTCCATCACATCAGTAGGTGAGTTTTTTTGTAAGTGGATTAAACGACCAAGTCAAGGTCGACATCCTTATTAGTCGCCCCCCAACCTTATCTATAGCTATTGTATTGGCTCGACTGTATGAGGCCCGTGACCGATCACTTGAAAGAAAAAGCATTCCTCCTGACATTGAACCTCTTCCTGTTCGTCGAATCTTATCAACAGAGATGCAAGAAAGGCGGGCTAAGGGACTTTGTTACAACTGTAATGAATAGTTCGTGCCAAGACATCAATGCAAAAAATTGTTCCTAATCGAAGGTTGTTATGAAGAGGACACCACGTGGGAAGAAACCGATGCAATGCAACACCAACTTTCAAAACTTGGTTTTGAGGACAAGACCAAAAATTAAGAGGAAGGGAGTTGTTACGTGCCTAGGTGGCATGTATGggataatttatttattattatattttaagtcgcatttgtatttgtttaatattGGTAGAGGTTGAGTCATGTAGTTGTGATAGAAATTATGAGTCATAACTGTTTGTATGTGAGATTAGGGATTCGGATAACTACTTGGGCTGTAACTATTTATTCTCTCTTTTGAATATTAAGAGTAGTTAATTACTTGATTGCGGCTAACTTCTCTTGTGAGAAAGAGGTTTGGCACCTCCCAATCAAAATCTCTTATTATCTATTTCTTCTCACCTTCAAGATAGCGAAGAGAGGGAAAACTCTGCACGTACCAAACAATGTTTTAGAAAAGATTCCTTTTGGCTTTGTGGAACCCAAATccaaaatggtcattttgatttaaaaaaaagaagtttccaAATTCCactccatttaaaaaaaaaagggtgtgtCTATTTGTAACCATACATTTTTTTCCTCTATTAGATGATGTGTCCAAGGTTAAAAATGTAAATTTACTGTTGTTTCTTCACTTGTATTGCAGCGTGGAGATGACGCAATTAAAGAGCTCCCCGACCCCTCTTCTCACTCTCGGCATCGAAGAAAGAAGCCAATTAATTAAAGCACCCACATCACTCTATCTCTTCTATGTTGAAGACTTGCAACGTCGTTCAAATTGAGATTAGTACAGAGTTCCGGACAAACAGTCCTCTATGTTTCAGACATTAAAATCCTTTGTCATTTCATTTTCTATGAAACAGCAATGCATACGTTTTCAAATAAGATTATTAAATATGAGATTTTGGATTTTATAGAGAAATAGCTTTGATTGGATTCATTGAAGGAATAAAAGTGAGAAATCTTAAGATCTGGAATCGTGAGATCAGAGGGAGTTGGGATTATTAGAGCTAAAAACAATACTTCTATACTATCCTACCTGGAAATACATACGCGAGGCCAATTGCGCCCGCTGACCCTGGTAAGCCCTTGACCTTGAGTGTGTCTCTAATAAGCAAGTAGTCCGCAAGAAAACTTTCAGCCGAAAGCTAAACTTTGCGGTCTTGCTTGCCATTGAACTCCATGGAAAAGGACCAAAGATCCCATACCATTATGGTTCAAAGTTTAAACTCATGAACATTAACTACGTGAGATCCGGAAGGGGATAAAACAGGGACTGATCCTCAGAAGGAATGAGAACCAAAAACACCAAATAGATTTCTATTTGTCACTGCCGTTGCTTGCCTCTGCTCCCCGCTGCCGCTTCAATCCTTGAAGTAACCCGACCAACCTCCTTGCTAATTAATTTTAGTTGTAAGTAGCAGAGGGCAAGGCCATCAATGTATAAGATGGGAGCAGCAGAAGATTTGCTGAGGGGGAAGTGCGGGCAGGGCCGCAGGGGTCACCGACTATTCATGGGAAAATTCGGAGCCGAAGAgtgaagggagaggaagaggaagaggaggagaggaaaATGATGTGGAATGAGGGAAATACCAAAATAACCTCATTCACAAAAGGGGTAAATAATGTAGTGAAGGGTATAAAAAAGAGGTTACAACCATCTATTGTAATCagcttggttacaaacagctttaccctGAAAAAACACTTGAAAAAATCTTTTAGCGCATTGGGAATCGTCAAACTTAGACTTATATATTGaaagtaatgatttttttaaatatttaaaagaaattaaataattatttaggATGTTGGACCGGACAGTCCAAACCCAAGCTAGATTAGATAAGGCTCGTTCACCTAATCAACATTTTGTCATTATATTGATCTTCTTCGATGTGTAGGACACAAAGACCGCATGTTGACATCGAAAGTGTGTTCTTTGATGCGTTCGCGACATCGATGACCCTAAGGCAATGCTTGGTATGTATTCTAacttgatttcacattctcagatgataattGCCTGAGAATGTGAAATAAACCTAGAATGGATTCCACGAATGCATATCAAATACTGCCTTAGTTTCATGTTGAGCAGAACGCATTCCATGATGAAATCTGGGAATCTGCAAACAACACggactcctttttttttttgagctttCTACTACAAAAACTCTTATCCCATATGCTTTAATTGACCCAATGGAACCAAAAAACTATAATTGAATTCAaattaaattaggttttgattgGTTACATACCTTATCCTTATTTTTAACAATCAATGAGAAAACCATCCATATTTCATCCAAAATCCAATGGATTTTAGTAAGGTTTGAATCCTTACGAATCTAAGAGGCTAAGGAGACCTCCTGAAGCTATAAATAGACCTACTTTTGATGTTATCAAGAGCTGTTGCCCGTTGAAGAGTGCTAGAGAGACCTGCTACAGTGAGCTAAGAGATAAAGGCTTGTAGTACCAAATGGTCCACTTGGAACTGTACTCATTTAAACTTGAGGATTTTGTGTTTGGACTAttgcttcctctcttctttacCATCAGTGGGCTTAGGACAAAGATTGGGAATGTTGGAGGGCCAGAATGGGGCTATGCCTTCTTCACATTGATCTTGGCCAGTGTAGGCAAGGTTGGTGGAACGCTTCTCATCTGCCTCTACTATAAGATGCAAATCAGTGAAAGCTTGACTTTGGGAGTCCTCTTGAACACCAAAGGACTCATTGAGATGATTATTCTTAACATAGGGTGCGACCAAAAGGTAATCTTTTACATGCTCACTCACGAAAGAGTTCATTTAAATTTATCACATGTGCACAGTTTTGTTCATTTTGACCTTTTCTTATGCCCATTGCCATTATTGTTTTGCTCATGCCTTtgaaaaggttgaaaaatcataTCCAATGAGTAGGCTTTAGAGAACttaaaaattggattttatAGCCTAGCTATGACAACATATTCCATTCTATTTACCAAAGAGTAAAatacattcttttttattttattttgaaagacatgAGTAAAGCAAGATGACGATGTTAAGATAGATGTGcgacaaaactaggaaggataaagtgaggaacgaacgtattagagctgatgtgggagttgtcccgatcaatgacaagctctgagaatgtcgtttgaggtggtttagccatgtgcaacggaggcctgggAACGCCCAGTACGGAGAAGTGATCTGATatcgattgaaggagctaaaagagctaggggcaggcccaaaatgaccttaggtgaggttgtgaagaatgacatgcttagtttgggtcttgtgccaagtatgacctcagatagagcctttTGGAGGGAAAAGATCCACGTtctcgacaccatgtagctacGATTTTCCTAATTCCTGGGGCTaccctctttcctcttacttttcttatcccatttcttcatttttaccTTGCATTCCTCTTTATTCCtcttactttgtttttgaaaggatccGTGCAGACGAcgccatttagttgggataaggctgagttgttgagTTATGAGTAAAGCAAGAGCATGAATGTGGCATGAGTATAATATCATCTTATTATAAAGTGACCCAAATTAATCATATGACTTATTAGGGCTGTCAATTTGGCCCATAGCCCTTTTGTGCACTCCTGTTGGCCCTTGCACTGGTATCATATCATCACAAGGTTACAATCTACTCTTCGAGTTGTTAAACTCTTAATGAAGAGACCAAGGTCTAATACCTCATGTACGATTGAATGCAACTCAAGAGGGGGGTGAATTAGGTTGTAACTaatttaaacaaaacaaaaatccaaaacTAATTCTAACATAACACAATGGCATATGATAGAGAATaaataagaaacaaatataAAGAGTCCCATGAaggtgtagacacctcattttgtctttttcccGGAGGTTTCCTGTgatgatgatgagcaccctccaagacATAGAGTCATTTTATCCGTGGATGTAGCATTAGTGTGCACTGCCCGAATCCATTTATCGATCGTCGATTCCTCTTATCGGAGCCCAAACCAAAGCCTCCAAGCCCTCTAAGATCCCttagaaaggctagccctgattCAGACCCCTTGGGACCAGCCTGGCCCAGCACAGAATCTGGCCCAAATGGCCCATTTCTTCCCTGTCGACATCGAAGTCCAGGCCGACACTTAAAGaccccgagtcgacatcgaccccaccttccatcgacatcaGGCCCTCCCAATTGACTGTCAGGCAAAACATCTCTATTGTCTAACTTATCTCGACATTCATAAATTTAAACACCGACAGTCGAGCCATTTCCCTCGATGTCGAGTGATGTTCATCGAAAACCACTCGATGTCGACCTCACCCCTCCTTGATGTCAACTCCACCCCATTTCACTGTCGAATGTGTGTAAATCCGAGAACTCCAAACTTGTCATGTTTAGCTCTGATTTCAATTCCTTTCGCAACTAAGGTTATTTTTTACCACTTGGATGCGTAaattggctcccttaggccccaagaaactcATATTTTGGTAACAAACTACTTACCCATACCCCATTGGTCATAACCTTGATCAAACACCCACTGttgatgcaaagacacctacttCCCAGATCGAACCCGACATCCTTACACAAATTTgcgagtgcacacacccctctacatctataattATACCCCTCTCATGTTCAGGAGGGTCTTTGGTTCCTCAATTGCTCAATTAGTCCTTCCCCTCTATAGCCTTTGGTACTCTACTTGGCCTTAGCTTATTGTTTCCATTGCCCATTTAGTTCCTACATTTGAGACTTCAAACTCAAAGCTTAGAGTCATCAATCTGGTGATTTCGGTGCTTGATAATGAAGTGTCGCTTAtaaggagacaagagaagcaATCACAAGTGGTGATGTCTGCTCCACGTGCAAATCTCCTGAGTCAcgaaagggaaacctccacatctcCAGTTTTTTGATCTACTTCTGACTAGGTAAGTCCCCTCTTTGCGTTTTAATCGATTTTTACTGTATATTTTCACCTATTTATTTTGCATCTCTAATGGAGTGTGATCCTATCTCcttagatggtgatcacacattCCCCCTCTCTTGTTGTGTTTCTCTTACACATGCATGCATCAATCCATGATCCCCATCCCttgtagtctaagactcccctCATCTTGTTCATGTTACAAGTCTACATGCACCATGTGCTTTGCATGCTCCTTTCATGCATCCTTGGTTTCATTATTATATATTTGTCCTCGTGTTGTGTACGTTGAGTCTCTGTGTCCATTATCTTGCATTTTCTTCATAGCATGTACGTGATCTAGGATCTAGGTTTTCTTAGAGTTTTTACCATCTCTTTATTTTAACCATTCATCTAATGCTTAGTTCCATCCCACCGTTGTCACTATCGGTATGCTTCCAATGTCATAGGTTTTACTTTACTTTCTTGCATACTAACCCTTTTTTGTAGCCAAACATCCAGGTATGTTCTCCGTCTCCACTTGTacctttattctttattttcgtTATTTTTGTACTATACATTCTCCCCAAAAAGTATGTTATGCCATTACCTAgccaagtaatagaaagaccggCAAGTCCTGGTGGACTGGGTGCCTGATACCTTCCGTGGATTGTAACTTGACCCATACCCAGACCAACAGACTATTTATCCCCAAAAAGGCATAATATaggagtcattacatttacagTTCTGGGTCCTAAAGGTGGCGACtccaacattcaattcacctctctcttctccctcaaaGAGGGATGCAGTAGAGGACATGTGGCGATCCCCGGCCCGCCATGTCATTGCCCCCACAGTGGCGATTccactggggactccttttacTTGTGTAAAATATGTTAGACTTTTgatgtgcttggcatatatgttgtatagttataacatgctttttctttcatttctaagccgacCAAGAATGCCTTATCGAATTCCACTCGCGACATCTCTAGTCCAGGGGGAACACCTGCTTCAAGACGGCCTTGTCATCGACTACCTCAAGAACCTATCTTGTCCGCAATCCAAGCCATGACGTATCGACAGCTAGGCAAGTCAGTAGGCGAGCGGTGGTCGTAGAGAATTTCCTTTCATTAAGCGGTTTAGGGCAATCCAGTTCTGTTCAAGCGGGAAAGCGGGTCAGTTTCTATAGCCATATCACAGTTCGTCTGGCGGTTGCAATTATTCGCATGCTTACCTAAAAGCAAAATGCTGGCCAGAGCGCAAtgtctataaaaaaaaaaaagtaagccTGAGTTTGTTGAAAGGCGAACAGACCCCCTTCGAAGGAAGCCGACATTGGATAGTCTGCTGGGTAGCTTAAGCCACCCACTGGTTAGTTAGGTGGTGGCGCATTCGGCAGTCTATAAGCTTCGCCAGAAGTTGTAtgcttttggatgctaacttctATGCACTAAATTGCATCATGTATTGCATATACTTTCACACACCGTTGGTCATCCAACAATGCATGGTTTAACCCGTTACTTACACCTCGTGGTATAACCCTGGGCCCGATGTGTAGACACACGGCTTACCCTTGGTGGAACCACAACTCTTAGCACCGTACCTTTTGATATATCAAAGAGGCTTATACCACCGTACCGCTTGATCATCTTACTCATAGGAGTGGTGAGAGGTGtataggagcaccttgctaagGGAACCCTTTTTTGTCCTATTATCCTTAAACTAGCATGCATCATGCAGGGATTTAGAGCTCAACGCTAAGGTCATGACACACTAACTGTAATATTTTTTGAGAACCGAACTGGCACTTTGTTGACCTTATTCTTAACCGGCCTGGTCATTTGTGACCTCATCTAGGGCCCGCTTCGCCAATGTGCGGCCCTCGATGTATGGGTCAACACagaacttgatcaacttagcgctcacacttactaacccttgtttgggattggcGTGTTTATTGTGAAATTGTTTGCGCATCGTGTTGCATATCAACTCTTTTATGGTGACGTATTTGGAGTATGAGGTTTACCTTAGGCCTAGGTTCTTCCTAAATTCCCTTTTGGTCTAATCGTGACCCTATCTTAACTAGGAACCATTACTTCGGGGCAGCAGGATACTGATTCTACATCTAGTTGGACTTGGATTGGGTTCCCCTAAACCAGAGATGGGTCATACCGAGAACAATCGTATGGATATGGAGGATTTGAAGGCTCAAATGCAGCTCCTAGCAAGCTTAGTGACCAAGATGGTACCAAGTGTCACTACCCCAGTATTACCACCAGCCAGTTTGGACCGAGCCGCACACAACTACACAAAGGCTCCTCACTAAACCCTAATCTTACCCTAGAGGACGAGGTCATTACATTTGGACTACAACCGTCCGTTGATTCAATTGAGACCCAACTTTTGATGCAAAAGGTTGAGAAATTGGAACATACTATGAAGAATGTCAAAAGGGTTGAAGACCAAATGATCGATTCTGAGggactttgtttcttccctgAAGCATGCCTACTTGagggtttcaagtggaaatcCAAAAAGTTTGATGGAACCGATGATCCACGAGCCCACCTTAGGGTATACGTAGGCCAAATGAGAATCAATAACTTTTCTGAACAGCATATGGGCTAGGCTTTTCAGAAGTCTTTAACTGGGCCCGCTTTGAGATGGCATGTCCTTAGACTCCTTTTAAACCCGTACTTAGGACGATATGGTGAAGACCTTTAAGAACCAATACTCATACGACACTCAGATGGAGTGGAAAGATGGGGAAAAACTTACCCTCAGTTCATGTCTTCAAATGATGGCAACAGACTTCGTCGTCTTCAAACAATGGCACCGGATTTAAGGTTCTTCAAAGTAAGAACCAGCAACACAGTCGATTGATTGCTTACATTTAgtaaaatgagaagaagaagagaagataaagagGTGGGGTAATTGATTGCTATAAGGAAAGTAGCAGAAGAGCAGAAGACTATTCCGAGCATTGAActagcagaagagaagaagaagaagaaacgcagaggggtttttggggttgaagatggaaaaattggaaaaaaaatgggttttttacaaatgcccccttacaacttttctaattgtaaactcccccctattttcaacaaattgtagcattttggtccagtccattaatttgggatgttagttttagggaatgtaatgaccaaaatgcccttatgacaaaaaccaacaaaaattaaagagtaaagtgaccaaattgccctcatcttccacaaatggtttagggtttgaaactgaaaatcaaaccctaaaccatttggggaagatgaaccctaaaatcaaaccctatAATCACCCATAAATCTGATCGCATCTCTCTTCAAATTTTTGATTTGCAGAAGAACTTACCAATGTTTGGGATTTCATCAGAAAAGAAATTAGTGGATAAGTTCCTGAGATGTATAGCATTGACTAAGAACACCATAAAGAACTGTCGGTCTTACAAATACTATTTCCAGTAATTTTCATGTTGGTATATCAATTTTAGACTTGCAGAAAGTTTAACCGTCTAAGATTTCCGATGGAGGAAGGTATTGATCCCCTCAGTGAATTGCTAGACAGATCCCTGCATATCATCATCTAATTTATTAAAACTGTCTCAGGACAAAAGCATTTTAAAGATATGCTTGGTAAT containing:
- the LOC122646231 gene encoding cation/H(+) antiporter 15-like, coding for MSGLGGNRTSNIARNVSSTHGAIWGTNKTDELVFCYGSNIIKSNDTWHAGNPLDFSLPLFILQLTIIVITTRFLVFILKPLRQPRIVAEIIGGVLLGPSVLGRSKLFSETIFPMRSVMVLETMANVGLLYFLFLVGVEMDLTVIKRTGKKAITIALSGLVLPFIIGASFAVILLHMEKVVGHKNPLEQNRFFFLFAGVALSVTAFPVLARILAELKLLSTELGRVALSVALVNDIFAWILLALSIALVQNKKVSLAFLGVIVSAIAFVLFCIFVIRPAIGWIIQRTPEGESFNEFYISLILAGVMVCGFITDTIGTHSIFGAFVFGLVIPNGPLGTVLIEKLEDFVSGLLLPIFFTISGLRTKIGNVRGPEWGYAFFTLILASLGKVGGTLLICLYYKMQINEGITLGLLLNTKGLIEIIILNIGHDQKVIDENAFALLVLMTMLMTSIIMPIISEFYRPARRFIPYKRRTLQTSKLDSELRILACIHTPRNVPTIINLLEASHPTKKSPISVYALHLVELTGRASAMLIVHNTRKSGRPALNRTQAQSDHIINAFENYEQHVGGVSVKPLTAISPYSTMHEDICNLAEDKRVAFILVPFHKQQTVDGGMEATNPAFRTVNQNVLANAPCSVGILVDRGLGGTARVASSHTAHHIAVLFFGGPDDREALSYAWRMSEHPEVNLTVLRFLPGKDTIDPMIPSDDDGSLKILNVITDNEREKKRDDLFISEFQLKIVNDKSIVYTERVVNNGEETVAIIRTMENIYDLYIVGRGQGMISPLTAGLTDWSECPELGAIGDLLSSSDFAATISVLVVQQYVDNGVGTDDSPGQLDDLFSIDYMNRWTQWGQGLNHGRGDVQLGNMHQRGTRNGL